Proteins from a single region of Pseudanabaena sp. PCC 6802:
- a CDS encoding Uma2 family endonuclease — protein MQTQQRYYTPQEYLLQEEVSEFRSEYRDGEIVPMTDGSIDRNQIAGNVYAYLKFMLRKTDIKPYINDLRLWIPQYRQYTYPDVLLIQGQPVLYEQRTDTILNPCLIVEVLSKSTRNYDRTEKFRYYRSVVEIREYILIDQYEIGIEQYVKQEDNSWLFRAYESDAEKVALATINLEIAIADIYENVTFELKDDNPMPF, from the coding sequence ATGCAAACTCAACAACGCTACTACACGCCACAAGAGTATTTATTACAGGAAGAAGTTTCTGAGTTTCGCAGCGAGTATCGAGATGGGGAAATTGTGCCGATGACGGACGGATCGATTGATCGTAACCAGATTGCTGGTAATGTCTATGCCTATTTGAAATTCATGCTGCGCAAAACAGACATTAAGCCGTACATTAACGATCTGCGTCTGTGGATCCCTCAGTATCGACAATACACTTATCCAGATGTGCTTTTAATCCAGGGACAACCAGTTTTGTACGAGCAACGTACGGATACGATTTTGAATCCTTGTTTGATTGTTGAGGTTTTGTCTAAGTCTACAAGGAACTATGACCGTACTGAGAAATTTCGTTATTACCGTTCTGTTGTAGAGATTCGAGAGTACATATTGATAGACCAGTATGAAATTGGGATCGAGCAGTATGTAAAACAGGAAGATAATTCCTGGTTATTTCGAGCTTATGAATCTGATGCTGAGAAGGTGGCTCTGGCTACTATTAATCTAGAGATCGCGATCGCGGACATATACGAAAACGTGACGTTTGAACTAAAAGACGACAATCCCATGCCGTTCTGA